A window of the Aquarana catesbeiana isolate 2022-GZ linkage group LG05, ASM4218655v1, whole genome shotgun sequence genome harbors these coding sequences:
- the LOC141144487 gene encoding uncharacterized protein, giving the protein MLEDGGHKETVFTAREWNQIKELVDVLQPFGEATDLSQGEKLVTISAVVPCILSLNHHLENHKESVRYLGGLIRSLQESLQRRFEGIFVNVRMADEQNDVATLPFSDPLYLKAALLDPSFGTMWLTHDVLATENVKEAVSAMIKNLILKEDCKPTPTTTDEDEQMPVAESESQSGLFTAYRKKQKRDSCSSPQIQLNQYLDICDGQSCLQFWAMNRHMLPSLFRVAVRVMSVPASSAPVERVFSHGGVIMRPHRSQLSEKVLSNLIFCKCNAF; this is encoded by the exons atgcttgaagatgggggacacaaagagactgtattcacagctagagagtggaatcagattaaggaactcgtggatgtccttcaaccttttggagaagccacagacctctcacagggagaaaaacttgtgacaataagtgctgttgtaccctgtatcctttctctgaatcaccacttggaaaatcataaagagagcgtgcgctaccttggtggcttgatccgtagcctgcaagaatcactccaaagacgattcgaagggatctttgtcaatgtgaggatggcagatgaacagaatgatgtagcaaccttacccttctctgaccctctatacctaaaagctgctctgctggatccttcatttggcaccatgtggttgacccatgatgttttggctactgaaaatgtcaaggaggctgtgtctgcgatgataaaaa acttgattctcaaagaggactgcaagcccaccccaacaaccaccgatgaagacgagcaaatgccagtggcagagtcagagagtcaatctgggctgttcacagcataccgcaaaaaacagaagagagattcatgttccagtccccaaatacagctgaaccagtatttagacatttgtgatggacagagctgccttcagttttgggccatgaacaggcacatgctcccctctttgttcagggtagcggtaagagtaatgtcagtccctgcatcaagcgcacctgttgaacgtgtgtttagccatggtggggtgataatgcgaccccatcgctcacaactgagcgagaaagtactttcaaatttaattttttgcaaatgcaatgcattttag